One stretch of Suricata suricatta isolate VVHF042 chromosome 13, meerkat_22Aug2017_6uvM2_HiC, whole genome shotgun sequence DNA includes these proteins:
- the LOC115276920 gene encoding collagen alpha-1(I) chain-like has product MPCHLPGAPMAPVNARREGHCQSPDDPQRVGPSTGRLETGTSFGSSKNSPGITVFTDPESKAQSHEVQPAQGHAAATVQWGRGQRRPDGQVKAAGHTVSRKKPWKGQEPPARPLAPPPPPPVPPARRMLRPREGTGRPQGHTQVLHGASRREQPSSGWGSGGQLISVRGGSLGRAGTVSYSPRVLTPEPPRGPSCSPPSSIPSSRAQHPHPLASWMPPCPRPLVDSPNESGQQGPCTGPAPPSMTAVPPPPPPGHPPSGPYPSPSAGGPGALPPAPPTLAEMQLHPRCVRPQHLPAGPPGLQPHQGSKRPWVCLGAPTPASSTEHRPLPGAAGVTQEEPGAPALQLAPRCPGRLGTARPHQQTWNLNLLFPVGAGAALRRWAQSPGAEETLPPQTQTHCSQAPRAVQKRVPSRGIRAWSSATPAASRGPDRGLFNHKLQQAGASYGRVSGEADTSTDVRDSGNHQLNERFLQPQQKPPARPGPGNLRGRQNRAGRVWGAAPRRAGPPETLSSPHPYEEALASQEGPSSPASLGRTGPRPASPIWGLGGSRGRCWGGGHGGRLLCRRHPDAHQPKCPERQGWPPLQVHPGPGTQVPPWLTHPGTTALWRKEQMGREASGQPPVGDWGAALVSTSSRVGPVGRSLTFCPARAHEGPPPRLPHPVLEPLPLTDETPVGVCLAPGRAQDAGPLEASSPPLTRHHLGLPGNGASSPRSLTAADSHVDPGALQGWVDGPVGSAGNGTPPKRPCHGWMCGDGEPRGPAAPLDHVQSADVGTPRRLRPHCPPALHGARGLPGVLCGGPGAGAPGRLPAGCWVGRKRASQPQGAAFCDKPGAAPALGQGPYGQKPQASKEEREPLLGAPPRRPPQPTATDTLSTGFCAACRGEDTETPRGEGPPEPQLASGRQDEPAGHLEGLLFLPARALGRGMPQHSRGGPGRSGSPAVRAEGVVPAPRSPDSGAMKPQAPGRGDKGRPTARSPRLTSVNTTALRPTAHAIGPRVTSRLPPHRCRPTTSWAPPGALRQARVWRGVRSQEAAAQTLPRGLKTPPLQTSVSPSYKTGPSSLTLPQLGLPNTPEGSRRQSLATLHGCPPAAAPALSPSPRGYKWQRAEGRGSPDPRKGG; this is encoded by the exons ATGCCGTGTCacctgccaggtgcccctatggccCCTGTAAATGCCCGCCGCGAGGGGCACTGCCAGAGTCCCGATGACCCCCAACGCGTGGGACCCAGCACCGGACGCTTGGAAACAGGCACCTCGTTCGGCTCTTCCAAAAACTCTCCGGGCATCACCGTCTTTACAGACCCGGAAAGCAAGGCTCAGTCACATGAAGTCCAACCTGCCCAAGGCCACGCAGCTGCCACGgtgcagtgggggagagggcagcgCAGGCCAGACGGCCAGGTCAAGGCCGCTGGGCACacg gtgAGCCGGAAGAAGCCCTGGAAGGGCCAAGAGCCCCCCGCCcggcccctggcccctcccccacccccgccagtgCCACCCGCT AGGAGGATGCTGAGGCCCCGAGAGGGCACAGGACGCCCCCAGGGCCACACCCAGGTCCTCCATGGGGCCAGCAGGAGGGAGCAGCCGTCGTCGGGCTGGGGGTCTGGTGGGCAGCTGATCAGCGTCAGAGGTGGTTCCCTGGGGAGGGCGGGGACCGTCAGCTACTCGCCGCGGGTGCTGACCCcagagccgcccaggggccccagctgCAGCCCCCCCAGCTCTATCCCCAGCTCCAGGGCTCAGCACCCCCACCCACTCGCCAGCTGGATGccgccctgccccaggcccttggTAGACTCCCCGAATGAGAGCGGGCAGCAGGGACCCTGCACTGGGCCAGCGCCTCCCTCCATGACCGCGGtaccccctccaccaccacctggCCACCCCCCCTCAGGGCCGTATCCCTCTCCCAGCGCGGGTGGTCCAGGAGCACTCCCTCCAGCGCCCCCTACTCTGGCCGAGATGCAGCTCCATCCCAGGTGCGTGAGGCCCCAGCACCTGCCTGCTGGCCCGCCCGGCCTGCAGCCTCACCAGGGCTCCAAGCGGCCATGGGTCTGTCtgggtgcccccacccctgcgtcCAGCACAGAGCACCGACCGCTGCCGGGGGCGGCCGGGGTGACACAGGAGGAGCCTGGGGCTCCCGCCCTGCAGCTGGCCCCCAGATGCCCTGGAAGGCTCGGCACGGCCAGGCCACACCAGCAGACATGGAATCTCAA CCTGCTGTTCCCGGTCGGGGCTGGGGCAGCCCTCAGACGGTGGGCACAGTCCCCAGGGGCGGAGGAGACCCTCCCCCCCCAGACCCAGACCCACTGCAGCCAGGCTCCCCGGGCGGTGCAGAAGCGGGTGCCCTCTCGGGGCATCAGGGCCTGGAGCTCGGCCACACCGGCGGCCTCTCGAGGACCCGATCGGGGTCTGTTTAATCACAAATTACAGCAGGCAGGAGCATCTTATGGCAGAGTCTCGGGCGAGGCCGATACCTCAACCGATGTCAGGGACTCTGGGAACCATCAGCTTAATGAGCGGTTCCTGCAGCCTCAGCAAAAGCCGCCGGCCAGGCCAGGCCCGGGGAACCTGCGGGGCCGCCAGAACCGGGCCGGCCGGGTCTGGG GTGCCGCTCCCAGAAGGGCAGGCCCGCCAGAGaccctctccagcccccacccctatgagGAGGCCCTCGCCTCCCAGGAGGGACcgtcctccccagcctccctcggCCGCACTGGCCCCAGGCCAGCCTCTCCcatctgggggttggggggcagccGCGGCcggtgctggggagggggccacGGCGGCCGGCTGCTGTGCCGCCGACACCCCGAC GCACACCAGCCGAAGTGTCCCGAGAGGCAGGGCTGGCCCCCGCTGCAGGTGCACCCAGGGCCCGGGACGCAAGTACCTCCCTGGCTCACCCACCCGGGCACCACTGCCCTCTGGAGGAAAGAACAGATGGGCAGAGAGGCCTCTGGCCAGCCGCCGGTGGGCGACTGGGGTGCAGCCCTGGTCTCCACCTCTTCTCGAGTGGGCCCG GTCGGGCGCTCACTGACCTTCTGCCCCGCCCGGGCCCACGAGGGCCCGCCGCCCCGGCTCCCGCACCCCGTCCTTGAGCCCTTGCCCCTCACAGACGAGACGCC CGTCGGCGTGTGCTTAGCACCTGGCCGGGCCCAGGACGCTGGGCCCCTGGAGGCGTCCTCACCGCCCCTCACACGGCACCACCTGGGCCTTCCTGGAAATGGAGCCAGCAGTCCCAGAAGCCTGACGGCAGCAGACAGCCACGTAGACCCGGGAgccctgcaggg GTGGGTGGACGGCCCCGTGGGCTCCGCAGGGAATGGGACGCCCCCGAAGCGGCCCTGCCACGGCTGGATGTGTGGGGACGGAGAGCCAAGAGGTCCTGCTGCCCCACTGGACCACGTCCAGTCAGCAGACGTGGGGACGCCCAGGAGG CTgcgcccccactgccccccagccctgcacgGGGCCCGAGGCCTCCCGGGGGTGCTCTGCGGGGGCCCAGGCGCTGGGGCTCCGGGCCGCCtgcctgctgggtgctgggtcGGGAGGAAGCGGGCGAGCCAGCCCCAGGGAGCCGCCTTCTGTGACAAGCCAGGGGCCGCGCCGGCCCTGGGGCAGG GTCCTTACGGACAGAAGCCACAGGCCTCCAAGGAAGAGCGCGAGCCCCTCCTGGgcgcccccccccgccgccccccacaGCCTACAGCCACTGACACGCTGTCCACAGGATTCTGCGCCGCCTGCAgaggtgaggacacagagacGCCCAGGGGCGAAGGGCCCCCAGAGCCCCAGCTGGCAAGTGGGCGCCAAG ACGAGCCCGCCGGCCATCTGGAGGGCCTGCTCTTCCTGCCTGCGCGGGCTCTGGGCAGAGGC ATGCCCCAACACTCCCGTGGTGGCCCCGGGCGCTCTGGCTCCCCCGCCGTCCGGGCGGAGGGCGTGGTGCCTGCCCCCCGCTCTCCAGACTCCGGGGCGATGAAGCCCCAGGCTCCGGGCCGTGGAGACAAAGGCAGGCCGACCGCCAGGAGCCCGCGATTAACCTCGGTCAACACCACG GCTCTGCGCCCCACTGCCCATGCCATCGGCCCCCGGGTGACATCTAGGCTCCCACCTCACCGCTGCCGGCCGACCACCTCCTGGGCACCGCCAGGGGCCCTCCGCCAGGCCCGGGTCTGGCGCGGGGTGCGCAGCCAGGAGGCGGCGGCTCAGACTCTCCCCAGGGGCCTCAAAACGCCTCCCCTTCAGACCTCGGTTTCCCCCTCCTATAAAACAG